Sequence from the Ornithinimicrobium humiphilum genome:
GCACCACCGCACGCTGGGTGACCTGGTGCGCGCGGTCACCGGCGCCGGGCTCTCCCTCGTCGATCTCGTCGAACCGGAGTGGCCCGCCGGGAGCGACCACGTCTGGGGTGGCTGGAGCCGGCTGCGGGGCGAGCTGGTGCCCGGCACGGCGATCCTGGTGTGCGAGCCGCGGTAGACGGGCCTGCTTGACGTACCGCCCCGGTTGCGGAAGGTCACGATCCGGATACGGCACAGACCGGGGTGTATCGATCGGGACGGTGTTCCCCTATGCTCCACCCCAGCCACGCACCGCTGAGGGTGCGTGGAGTCTTGCCCGTGACCCCAGGCTGGAGGAGCAGTGCCGCCCACCACCCCACACCGGGAACGCCATCGCGGCAGGAGCACCGTGCAAAAGCTCGGTCTCCTGCTGGCGACGTTGTTCGCCTTCCAGGTGTTCGCCCCTGTCGTTGCGCAGGCCGCGTCCCCCGACGACCAATCCCAGGTCAACGTCGAGGAGCACGACCAGGCCATCACCGTCAACGTCAAGAACGACAACGAACCCGTCCCGGGCGCCCGGGTCGTCGTGAGCGGAGGCGGCTACGAGGCCGAAGCCCTCACCAACGACCGTGGCCAGGCCCGGATCGGTGTTCCGACCACCGACCCCTACGAGGTCCTGATCGACGAGGAGAGCCTGCCGGAAGGCATCATCGTCAGCGGTGACAACCCGCTGACCGTGAACTACGGCTCGCAGTTCTTCCAGCCCGCCAACTTCTTCCTGGGCGAGGGCGTGCGTGAGACCACGTCCTTCTTCGACCAGTTCGTGGAGCGGCTGACGAACGGCCTCAACTTCGGTCTGCAGCTCGCCCTCGCCGCGATCGGCCTCTCGCTGATCTTCGGCACCACCGGGCTGACCAACTTCGCCCACGCGGAGATGGTGACCTTCGGCGCCGTCATGGCCCTGGTCTTCGGTGTCTTCCTCGACTGGCCCATCTGGCTGGCGATCATCATCTCGGTCATCCTCAGCGGAGCGCTGGGATGGGCGGTCGACGCCTCGATCTGGCGGCCCCTGCGGCGACGCGGGACCGGTCTGGTCCAGCTGATGATCCTCACCATCGGTCTGTCGCTCGCCGGCCGCTACGTCTTCCAGTTCTTCATCGGCGGTGGCACCCTGCAGCTGCCGGGTGCCGGTGGCCCCAAGCACCAGATCCTCGGCCCGATCAAGCTGAGCACGATCGACATGATCAGCATGGCCGTCAGCCTCGTCGTGCTGCTCGGCGTCGCCTACTGGCTGCTGAAGACCCGCACCGGCAAGGCCACGCGCGCGGTCTCGGACAACCGGTCCCTGGCGGCCGCCAGCGGTATCGACGTCGACGCCGTGACCCGCATCGTCTGGGTCGCCGGCAGCGCCCTGGCCGGCCTGTCGGGCATCCTCTGGGCCTACTTCCGGCCCGGCATCAAGTGGGACATGGGTGTCCAGATCCTGCTGCTGATCTTCGCCGCGGTCGTCCTGGGCGGCCTGGGGACCGCCTTCGGCGCCCTCGTCGGCGCGCTGATCATCGGCGTCCTGGTCGAGGTGTCCACCCTGTGGATCCCCTCCGACATCAAGTACGTCGGAGCCCTCGGCGTCCTCATCATCATCCTCCTCGTCCGGCCCCAGGGTCTCCTGGGCCGACGGGCACGAATCGGATAAGGGAGGCACTGCGATGGACTGGGGACAGATCCTCAACAACACCGCGAGCTTCATCCTGTCGGCAGAGACGATCGGGTTCATGCTCGC
This genomic interval carries:
- a CDS encoding branched-chain amino acid ABC transporter permease; the protein is MQKLGLLLATLFAFQVFAPVVAQAASPDDQSQVNVEEHDQAITVNVKNDNEPVPGARVVVSGGGYEAEALTNDRGQARIGVPTTDPYEVLIDEESLPEGIIVSGDNPLTVNYGSQFFQPANFFLGEGVRETTSFFDQFVERLTNGLNFGLQLALAAIGLSLIFGTTGLTNFAHAEMVTFGAVMALVFGVFLDWPIWLAIIISVILSGALGWAVDASIWRPLRRRGTGLVQLMILTIGLSLAGRYVFQFFIGGGTLQLPGAGGPKHQILGPIKLSTIDMISMAVSLVVLLGVAYWLLKTRTGKATRAVSDNRSLAAASGIDVDAVTRIVWVAGSALAGLSGILWAYFRPGIKWDMGVQILLLIFAAVVLGGLGTAFGALVGALIIGVLVEVSTLWIPSDIKYVGALGVLIIILLVRPQGLLGRRARIG